The segment ATATTAACCTCAGAAATCTCCCAGAGATTCCTGTTTTACTTTTTTAAGCATTTCCAAAATTTTTTGGCTGTCATTTAAAATCGTATTGAGTGAGTTTTCAATATTTGAGACTGTTTCGGAATCGTTTTTAATATCCATTTCCTCAGTTAGGATGTCTTTTTTCTGTCTTTCCGACTTAGCGGCGCGAAGGATATATCCCATGTTTTTTACAGCCAGAGTAGCTTGATTCACAAGCTGACCCAACTTATTGTTAACATCCGGCGCTATTTCCTTTCGAAACGACATCTTTGCGGCGGCCACAGCAATATTTAGCGCCAATACTTGAATCTGTTCTGATACAGATTCTACTGTTTTAATTAGATTTTCTCTATGTTCTGTCATAACTTATAAAGCTAAAAGCTCTTCCACTTTTTCTTTTAGTTCATTCAGATCATGCGATTTTACCAAGTAAGCATCCGCCAGCCATGAGGTGAAATCATTTTTATATGTTGAATATGCCGAATTTAAAATTACCGGCAGGCCTCTATGCTTACTTCTTATAGCATCTAAAACTTCAAGTCCGTCTGTTTCCTCCATTTTTATATCGAGAATAACTAAGTCGATATCATTGTTGCTGTCAACAGTTGAAAGAGCTGTGCTGCCATTCTCCGCCAAAAGAATATCATACCCATCATCAGCGAATTCTTTCTGGTATAATCTGCGAATTGCCGGTTCGTCATCAACTATTAAAATTTTTCTCATTAGGCCTCCTCATAAGCCGGAAGTTCGAGGTAGAATCTTTTTCCCTCATTATGAGCCGCTTCCAGCCCAATATTACCTCCATAATATTTTAGTATTTCCAAAGAGGTTAAAAACTCTCTCATTTTTTGATGGTTTCCCAAAGCATTAAAGCTTTTATATAAATCGGCGGCAAAATAGCCGTTTGATTCAATAGATTTAAAATATATTAGCGCTTTATTGCCTGATCTTGTTATTGTAAGAGAAATTTGATATTGCGGCGGTCTTATCATTAAGGCTTTTTTTAGAATAATCAACAGGGCTTGGCGGAGCAAGTCGGGGTCGACTTTAATCATCACCTGGTAATCAGAATGAACATCGAAGCCGGACTCATTTGGTTCTGACGAGCTTATAGAAAGAGCCGATTTCACCAGTTCGCCAAGGTTGCAAACACGGTCATCTTTGCTCTGATAATTCATTAAACTGGTAAAATTCTCCAACGCCTGTTCGATTCTTGAAACTTGGTCGATAATCATAGTCAGGTTTTCAAAATCATCATGATCCTTTGATTTTTTCTTTAGCATAAACTTTGAAAAGCCGCCGATGACTGTTAGCGGATTGCGGATTTCATGAGCTACCTGTCCTGCCATTTCAGACAGCACATTAAGTCTTTCAGCTTTAACGATATTTTCGCGGTTCATTAGGATTGTTTCATTAGCTTGTTTAAGCGCCTTAATTTTCTTTTCGAGATTTTTGTACAGCCTAAATTTTTCGATAGAGTCGCTGGCATACCTGGCAAAAATCTCCAGCAGATGGATATCATTATTTGTAATTTTTTTACGTGTAATAAAATTATCGGCAATCAGGACGCCTTGGAGGCATTCATTTCCAACCAACGGCACAACTGCCAGAGGTCCGGGGCCGATTTTCGAGTGAAGTTCTGGATATTCACCGTTGGCTAAAGTTATCTCATCGATAATAATCGATTTTTTCTCAATAGCATGTTTAGCGAAAACATTGTCTTTGTTGTCAAGATAAATGACCAGGTCTTTTATGAACTTGTTAAGAAAGGGACTCCCGGCATCTTCCTTTTTTAGCGCCTCGTCAAACATATGCTCAAGCGATAATTCACCGCTTGAAAGCTTTTGCCAAATTATTCCCGCTTCTTCTGGCGAGGAGGGACCATGAGCAAGCGCGCCTTTCAAACATTTTGGCTCATCACAGGTAAGAAGAATAAAAGCTCGATTAAATCCCAAACCGCTGCCGGCGGTAACTCCGATTAGAACGATTTTAAGAATATCTCTAAGATTATAAGCCCGATTGAAGGCACGTACGGCTTGAGTTATAAGCGACAGAATGAAAAGCTCGGATTCTATGGTTTTAAAAGCAGTATCCTGGCTGATATCATTATAGATTATGCCTATTATTCTATCATCACTTGGGATAGAACCAAAATAGACCGCTTGATTGGGGTTATCTTCATTATAAATCTGCGAGTTATTAGCGATTTCATAAAATCTGCCGGGAGTTTCAGGATTATCGAGATATTGACGAAGCATCGGGAAATAATCAACGATATTTTCACAACGCTGTAATATTTCCGCTGTTTTGCCATGAGATTCACACAGTCGTCCTTGATAATCGACAGTGAAATAATCGGCAATTGAACCGTTGGCCAGTATGGGAAAACCATTTTCCCTAACAGCATTGTCTTTTAGGAGATTAATCATGCATATCCATTTTTAACTGATTTATCCAGGTTGATAATTTTTCTGGAATCGCCCTTAATATAGTCCTCAACAACCAGTGAATCTAAATTTCGGAATTTTTCAGTAATTTGGGCAATAGCCGACGCTTCCTTATCAATAGCTTTCAGTCTTTTTGTTACAGACGGATTTGAGTTCTTCATTGTCATCAATAGGAACTGCGCATTGCCGACGATTATAGCTAACGGGTTGTTTATCTCATGATTTAACGTAGCCGCCATATCGGCAGCAGTCTGTTTCTTTTCAAGTTGGATTAATTTAGCTTGGGCTTGCTGCAATTTTTCATTGATTTCGGTAAGTTTATTATTTTTCTTTTCAAGCCGATATTCATAAATCATTCTCTCGATAGTAACCGCAGTTTCGGCGGCAATAATGCCGACAATCTGCATATCTCTTTCGCTGAAAGCATTAAGTTGATCATGGGCAAAATTTATTACGCCGATTAATTCGTCTTTAAATATCATAGGTATGGACATAAATGACCGCATGTTATTATTGTTATGATTTTTCCGCAGGTTATTCAGCACAACCGGTCTTTTTTCCTTGGCGACCCAGCCGGCAAAACCCATACCCATATCAAACTTAACAAAATCAATCAGATTGACGCTTCGGCCGACTTTTGCCATTTCAATAAGCTGGTCGGTTTCCATAGACACCAAAAACAGGGACGCGGATCTGTAGTCTATTACTTTAGTAATAAGTGTTAAAATTTTTTCGAACGTTTCTTCGTTCGATGGAGAAAGCTGAACTAAAGTGCTTATTTCATAAAGTATAGCTAGTTCTTTTTCGAGCTGACATACAGCATCAACTTTCTTTTTTCGCGGCACCTAACCCTCCTTGGTTAATATTTTGGAGCAGCTATTAATATGTTTTTCTCAAAAAGGGCATCTGCAACCATTTCTAAGAGAGTAGATATTTTAAAAGGTTTGTATACGATTCGATTTATTCCCATTTCTTTTAACGTTTTAATATCCTGATCGCTGGCATTTCCGGTAACTATCAGCATAGATACATCATTTTTCAATAACCGGATTTCCTGTATTAAATTGAAGCCTGATATTCCGGGCATAACAAAATCGAGCAATAAGATATCATATTCGCCGGACCGTAAATAGCTTAATGCCTCAACGCCGTTTGAAGCTGTGTAGATATCGCAGCCAAGATAGCGAGTCAAAGCTTTAGATATAATATCGCGAGACAATTTTTCATCATCAACCACCAATGCTTTATTAAACAATCCGAGTTTAGGTTGATGAGCTTTTTTATACATTTACTGTCTCTTGCCGATTTTTCCGGACTTATACATTTCGTCAGACACTAATTGAATCAATTTTTCTTCCGCCTTGTTTTCACAAAGAATGCGGCGTCCCTGCGACAGGTATAAAGCGCCGTCATGCGGGTTGTTTCTTAATATTTGATAAGATGTAGAACCGTCAATTTTAACCTGAAGGTTTTTTATCATAATCGGATTGTTTTTATTCTTATGATAAAGCTTAACCAAAGCTCCCAGCTTGAAGTTATTTTTATAGATATTAAAAACAAGCGGTATTTTAAGAAACGGCTGTTCTACAACCCAATGGCGTTCCGTTACATCAATCAATACAACAAAGCTATTATCAAGGGAAACATCCCAATGATCAAAATCATCGTGGGAACCTGCAATAGTATTAATCTGAACCTGTTCATTTTGAAAATATTTTTGAAGATGTCGGGAAAAAAGTCGACTGATTCTTGATAAGAAGTCAGGCTCGTATTTATCCTGATTAATATAGGCGATAATATCAATATCCGGCGCCGGTGTTTGTGAATCAACCTGACATGTGCCGGCAAGCAAAACTAATAATATTAACCATGTTATTGATTTCATAAATTGGCTTTCTGCTTTGTTCTTAAATCAACTTGCTGTTTATAAACAAATGCCACAATAAGTTCTTGAAGCGCATCATTGAAAAAATTAGTATCAGGCGGTAAAATCTCAGCTAAATTCCAGGGGATATATTTGGGCACACTTTCTTTCGACAGGAATTCTACTCCGACTAAGTGCTCGCTTTCCAGATTATCAGAGTTCGCTGATTGTTCCGCTCTTTTAACAACTCCGAGAATATTGCTTAAACGTTGATTGTCTTTCATCCAAAAGTTTAAAAGCAGGATATCATTCTGCTTGACAGGTTCGTCGACAGTTATCAGGATGCCGCCGGCAGAGATATTAAGCAGTTCGCCTTTTCTGTCGCCGCTAAAAGCGCCTTTATTATCCGCGCTGGAATCAAGGATTCTGAAAACTATATCGCCGGCTATGTCGATTCGGACGAACCTTCGTTTTTGAGACCTTTTAACTTCCGATACAGGCTTTAATGTGGTCATGTTTTCCCTGTCAGAATCAATAGCGGCAACTATGGCCGTAAAACCGTAGGAGGCATCAGGCCTGTTAAAAACAACCTCGATATTCTGTCCGGGACTCAATTCAAGGTCTCCTGATATTCTTATAGGGCATTCGACAGTTAACGCATCCTTATCTATATCTTCAATACGTGTAATGTAACAGGCAGCACTGTCGTCAATATCCAGTTTTAACTCCAGCCTTTCCCAAAGGTCTAGCATATCTATGGGTTTATTATTTTTATCCTTTTTCATTTTAAAGATCCTTCATGCTCTTTTTTATTTAATCTCGCCTGATCCATACCCATTTCGAGGAGTTTTTTAGCGAAGTTTAAAGTTGAGGCATCACCCTTTTTCCCCATAACCAATTCGCGTCCCATACGAACCATTTGATTAAAATATTGAGCGGCGTTTTTATGGTTTTTTGTTCTGCGTGAAAGCTCGCCTATTAAATAGGCCGCTTGAATCTGTTGAAGTCCATTGCTAATCTGGCCGCCCGACTCGTAAGATTTCTGGTAGTACTCATTAGCTTTAATCAGAGCATCGTTTTCTGAAAAAGGCACTTCATCCCAGCCTTTCTTAACTTCCGATAAAAAATCAAAATAGCCCGGATATTCAAAGAAAGACTGTTCAGATGTTGAGACCTGACCTTTCATGAGAGCTTTCTCGGCATCATTGAAAATATCCATAAGCTTGTCGCCAGCCTGTTTAAGGGGATTTAACGAATCGGTTATTTCACTTATAATCTTTTCAATTCGTTTTTTATACTCATCAGCTTCGGGAACATCTTCAAACTTCATAGTGAAATCATTATCAAGCAGTTCTTTTAAGCCCTGCACTTTATCAGCAAAATCCGGCAGCGTCTTACTGGCTTGGCCGGCAGAACCGCGCAGTTTTGCAAACAGGCCAACAGCAGCATTCGTCTGACTGCCGGCTTTGTCTTTATTGCCGCGGAACAGCCAGGCAATTCTTAGAAAGAATCTTCCTATATCAAGATAGGACGGCCTGGACACGAGTAATTCATCATAGATGCCAAGCAAGAATTTATTTACGGAAGATTCAAAGGGATATTTTGCGGTATCGATATGCAATCCCAACAGTTGAATAACGCCTCCGGCAACGGAATAATTTTTCAGATGTTTTTCTTTGATTGTCTGTAAACGATATGTTTTAAATGACGTATCATTTTGCCATTTTTTAAAGCTGTTATTAAATTCCCTTGTGTAAAAGCATTCTTTGCAAGTTGCCATAAAATACATCAAGGGGTCATGGGCTTGATATAACGGGTCTTGCCAAACTCTTCCTGTTGGACAAAAATCCGTGTCTTTGCCGCTTTCTGTATAGGAACCGGCTCGAATATTTTCAAACTTATTTTTTGTTTTGCACACAGGGCATTCAATAGTGCTATAAAAAAACGGTTCCTGATCTTTGCTCATAATGATTCACCTTTGTTATTTCATTAATTTCTATCGGCATAAGCTGTTTTTCCTGAATATGCAAACTTACCATTAAGCTTCGACTCCAATCATTCTCTTGCCTTTTCCGAGTTTTTCAGAGGCAATCAGCAAGTCAACTTCCGAACGCGAAATCCCCAGTTTTTTGCTAATCATATGAGGATTTTCTCCGCGTCTGATTAGAGTAAGCGCCTGGTTTTCTTTATTCGCGTTTGAAGATTCCTCAGAGACTTTGCGTACTGCTTCGCCATTATGTTTTTTCACATTTTTTTTCTGCTCCAGCTTTTCCGCAATTTCGGAAAGGCGATTTAGCGATTGATTAATTAGTTCAAGATTAGCATGCGCTTCGCTGGTTTGGAATTTTTCCTGTTTGCTAATTTTAATTATTATCAATATTGAAATAATTACGTTAAAAAGCATCAGCGCTGCGGCAAGCCAGGAAACAATCATATACATTATTCCTCCTTAAGCCAAGTAATCGACATTTTTAGAATGTTTTTCTTGGTCGTCATACGATTTATTTTGTTTGTCTTCTTTTTCTTGTTTTCGTTTTTTATCATTTTCTTGATTGTTCTTTTTTTGCTTTTCATCACGATGAATGGCGATTTCATCAGATTTAGGCAAATCGTTCACTTTGCTCTTGCTGTTGGCAACTTTTTTTTGCATCTCCTGCGCAAACTGTTTCTGCGCTTCTTCGGGACTTGACTTCTGAAGATGCTGTATTTTTTCTAAGAGCTGCGTTTTGGAAAGGTTGTCTTGCAAATCGACCGGCCTAACCATAACAACCTCCGGTCATCTTAGATACATTGGTAAATTTAGTCTTTAAAGAGCGAATTTATCTCGAATCATCTGTCTTAAACGCAAAACCGATTTGGTATGGATTTGGGATACTCTGGATTCTGAAATCAGCATAACTTCTCCAATTTCCTTGAGGGTTAATTCTTCATAGTAGTAAAGCGCAACAACCAAACGTTCCTGTTCTGAGAGGGAACTAATAGAATTAATCAAAAACGCTCTTAACTCCGAACGTTCGAGGTCATTTAGAACATTATTTACAGCTTCGTTTTGGATTGTTTCAATTCGAGGAACCTGCCGATTGTCGTCCTCGCGGCAAATTAGTTCATCAAGTGAAAGCAGGGAGGTACATGATACATCTCCGAGAGCCGACAACAAGTCTTTCATTGGGAGATTCATCTGTTTGGCCAGTTCTTTTTCGGAGGGCGACCTGCCTAATTCATTTTCGAGCGCAGTCATTGCTTTTTCGATATTTCTTGATTTAGCCCGAGTTGACCGCGGCACCCAATCCAAGGCTCTCAATTCATCCAAAATTGCACCGCGAATTCTAGGCACTGCATAGGTTTCAAATTTTACACCTCTTGCCGGGTCATAGTTATTAAACGCCTCGAT is part of the Candidatus Zixiibacteriota bacterium genome and harbors:
- a CDS encoding response regulator — encoded protein: MRKILIVDDEPAIRRLYQKEFADDGYDILLAENGSTALSTVDSNNDIDLVILDIKMEETDGLEVLDAIRSKHRGLPVILNSAYSTYKNDFTSWLADAYLVKSHDLNELKEKVEELLAL
- a CDS encoding GAF domain-containing protein; the encoded protein is MPRKKKVDAVCQLEKELAILYEISTLVQLSPSNEETFEKILTLITKVIDYRSASLFLVSMETDQLIEMAKVGRSVNLIDFVKFDMGMGFAGWVAKEKRPVVLNNLRKNHNNNNMRSFMSIPMIFKDELIGVINFAHDQLNAFSERDMQIVGIIAAETAVTIERMIYEYRLEKKNNKLTEINEKLQQAQAKLIQLEKKQTAADMAATLNHEINNPLAIIVGNAQFLLMTMKNSNPSVTKRLKAIDKEASAIAQITEKFRNLDSLVVEDYIKGDSRKIINLDKSVKNGYA
- a CDS encoding response regulator, with the translated sequence MYKKAHQPKLGLFNKALVVDDEKLSRDIISKALTRYLGCDIYTASNGVEALSYLRSGEYDILLLDFVMPGISGFNLIQEIRLLKNDVSMLIVTGNASDQDIKTLKEMGINRIVYKPFKISTLLEMVADALFEKNILIAAPKY
- a CDS encoding PilZ domain-containing protein, with the protein product MKKDKNNKPIDMLDLWERLELKLDIDDSAACYITRIEDIDKDALTVECPIRISGDLELSPGQNIEVVFNRPDASYGFTAIVAAIDSDRENMTTLKPVSEVKRSQKRRFVRIDIAGDIVFRILDSSADNKGAFSGDRKGELLNISAGGILITVDEPVKQNDILLLNFWMKDNQRLSNILGVVKRAEQSANSDNLESEHLVGVEFLSKESVPKYIPWNLAEILPPDTNFFNDALQELIVAFVYKQQVDLRTKQKANL
- a CDS encoding DUF2225 domain-containing protein, producing the protein MSKDQEPFFYSTIECPVCKTKNKFENIRAGSYTESGKDTDFCPTGRVWQDPLYQAHDPLMYFMATCKECFYTREFNNSFKKWQNDTSFKTYRLQTIKEKHLKNYSVAGGVIQLLGLHIDTAKYPFESSVNKFLLGIYDELLVSRPSYLDIGRFFLRIAWLFRGNKDKAGSQTNAAVGLFAKLRGSAGQASKTLPDFADKVQGLKELLDNDFTMKFEDVPEADEYKKRIEKIISEITDSLNPLKQAGDKLMDIFNDAEKALMKGQVSTSEQSFFEYPGYFDFLSEVKKGWDEVPFSENDALIKANEYYQKSYESGGQISNGLQQIQAAYLIGELSRRTKNHKNAAQYFNQMVRMGRELVMGKKGDASTLNFAKKLLEMGMDQARLNKKEHEGSLK
- a CDS encoding FliA/WhiG family RNA polymerase sigma factor; translation: MATQVVWENYKKTLDPYTRDKLLREYLPLVRNVASRMALGFPKSVEFNDLVNTGVIGLIEAFNNYDPARGVKFETYAVPRIRGAILDELRALDWVPRSTRAKSRNIEKAMTALENELGRSPSEKELAKQMNLPMKDLLSALGDVSCTSLLSLDELICREDDNRQVPRIETIQNEAVNNVLNDLERSELRAFLINSISSLSEQERLVVALYYYEELTLKEIGEVMLISESRVSQIHTKSVLRLRQMIRDKFAL